The window ATGACCGGGCTGCGGTTCTTGTTTCGCGTGACGTTGCGGCGACTGGATCTTGCGGCCGAGATTTATCACCTCCGTGAGCCGCAGAAGATTCCGCTGGTGATGAGCCCGGACGAGACCCGGCGCCTGCTGGCGGTCGCGAGCAGCCTCAAGGTGCGCGTGCTGCTTGGTCTCGGCTATGGCTGCGGCCTGCGCGCCGGCGAGGTGGTCAGGCTAAAGGTCAAGCACATCGACAGCGCACAGAAGATCATTCGGGTCGAGCAGTCCAAGAGCCGCAAGGACCGCAATGTCATGCTGTCGCCCGACACGCTCGAGCTGCTGCGGCAATGGTGGAAGACGCGCCGGCGAGGTTTCGATTCCACAACTCCCGTGGAGGAGCGCTGGCTGTTTCCAGGCCAAAGGCCCGGTAAGCCGATGACAACCCGCCAACTCAACCGACTGTTCCATGAGGCGGCCGATGCTGCC of the Candidatus Saccharimonadia bacterium genome contains:
- a CDS encoding tyrosine-type recombinase/integrase, with the protein product MSTVTVSPLRQRMIEDMNARKLCAGTQRGHIHSCKRFAAFLKRSPDTATAEDIRRFQLHLSETGASICNRNRIMTGLRFLFRVTLRRLDLAAEIYHLREPQKIPLVMSPDETRRLLAVASSLKVRVLLGLGYGCGLRAGEVVRLKVKHIDSAQKIIRVEQSKSRKDRNVMLSPDTLELLRQWWKTRRRGFDSTTPVEERWLFPGQRPGKPMTTRQLNRLFHEAADAAGIRKGVTLHALRHSFATHLLERGTDIRVIQALLGHDKLDTTARYARVATGMIAGIKSPLDLLSQPCKKPKKNRKDQPPT